ATGAATTTAACTCGGTATGTATCATAGGACGACAGGCTGTATTGTATAAGTAGGAAATTAACCGACGTAACCGCTGCTCAgggcaaaactttaaaaaacgACACTAACCAccgcaaaaagataaaatttgaaaagaaaaagaaaaagaaaaagaaaacctttaAAAGTCCAAAAGAGATGGATGAAGAAATCCTTTTTTATTGggattattaaatttaaatgtaTGGACTCTTATTAACCATTCATTCCAATGTGGAGACGTGTGTTTTAGTCCAAATTCCATCCATTCTACTGTTGACACGTACCCCTTTCACTGCCCTTGTGTTGCTCTTTAACCCTGGTCCCTGACACCAGCGCATGCATGTGATTGTGTGCAGTAGTAGGAACTGTAGGATATGATCCATGGAAAAACAGATCTCCCAAGATTCTCAGTTCAAATCTTTCAAACGATGGCTCCAAATCTCGATCCTTATCATCATAGTGAGTCTGCTGAGTTTGTTGGTCATTTTGTCTCTTCGACGCGACAAAATGAACACTTGAAAATGTTTAGTAAACCTTTGCTCCGTTGTCGACTCAATCAATACGATAAAAACAAGAGTCACGTGAAATCCGTATCTTTGCCAGGTACCTTACTGAGAGTATTTGTTTTAGaaacaaatttttataaattaacgtgacataatatgattaaattttttaaaatttaaacttatcttatattaaattatgttgtgtcacattaatttataaataaattttacaaaaatttatttataagcttagcATGTCTtatttttaagagtcacatTATTTATAAGTCTAATATTCCTCAATCTGGGTATTATAGATCGCACCAAAATCTTGTCATGGTTCGAGTTTGCTAGATTGCTGAGGCCGCATGGATTAGTGTGATGTAGAAAGACATGGGCTGGGTTTTAGTTCGATAGGAATGGGCTAGTCGGGCTTTAGTTAGTTAATTCTGTTGttacccaataaaattatgtttGTTCAATTGTAATTCATTGTATGTAATCTATATAAACCAATGGcttcaaatgaaatttttttttttttttttcttggggtggccgaccacgCCTAGGATGTactttactttatatatatatatatatatatatatatatgatgtggaAGGTATTTTTGGTTATCGGGTAACATTAACAAATTTTAGAAGTTTGAAAGAATATTAACTCGAGAAATGCTACTCAGCTTTGGATGCAATAAGCATTAAGCATGCTTTAACGATGAAATATGTTGAATCCTAAAAGAGAAATGCCATCTCTGTCTAGTCTCTAGGCCACCTCTGATGCGGTGTATTTTTTgcacaataatttttattttgaatttgttgttaGAGAGTTCATACTTTTTTTTACggtgttttaattttatgttaaattattatttttttctatttggttttaaaaaattaacatttctcCCGAATtccaacaaataaaattttagtaGTTTCTAAAagtgtgaaaataaataaaaggaaaaactcTACGTACTCATGAATTATAATAATGCCTTCTTCAATGTTATCCTTGCATATCTTccgtaataattttttattaaatcataacATAATGagctaaaaaaaccaaaatagtaaaaaaaataaaaaaataataaaaaaacagaacCCACGATGACACCGTGGGTCTTACAGCAAAATGGCCGGGAGCAAGATGGGCTGGACATGAAAGTTGAGCCCCTTCAGCTTTCTAATTGCTCTGTATCACCTGTTGATgcgatttgtttttgttttttttttccttcttcttccaaGGATTTGCTAGGCACCACTTTTTCTTTCGTGGTTGAGCTATGAGAGGACTTTATGTATGGCAAAGATGTTCTTACAAAACAAGGTGTTTTCAGTTGAGGCCAAAAACTCTATAATGCTTAAGTTGACATTTTATATGTGGATAAAACATATAATAGTAATTTGCCTATAATGTCTATGAATGGGTGTATTGAGTGAGGTCCTCAAGAAATGAGGAGAGAGGGTTGTCAAagtgagatagagagagagagagagagagagagatatgagtCTCTGGGAGGGATAGAGACGTGAGTGATATGTAGAGAATCAAGTCGATGGGAAGAAAGAAGGATCAAAAAAACAAAGTCcctctttctccttttattCCTAGGTGCAAAAAATGGTATGCACACGTGTCACATGGTGAGTAGATGATAGCATATTataaataagtgtaaaaaaACGGAGCCCACGggaaaaatttcttccaaaccaccGATCTCTACTAGAAGCAATAGAGGCCTATTAAGGATTGGGggaactaaaagaaaatttccAGTAAATTCATAATTTGAATCATTAAATCAACacattattttttagtttttcttttctttttttagactttttaaattttaattttttaattaagagtatatttgtatttttataaaatttgacaTGAATATAAGAgacattttactttttagtaaATATCCCTAACAATTGGAggaaaaggatatatatatatatatactcgaaCATTTACGTATATATTAAAAggaataaagagaaaaaaaaaattatgaagaaaaagaaaaaggaaaaaataaatctgTACTACTGGACTAAATTTGCTTTAACATAcgtaagaaacaaaaatcatggaATCAAATCCTTCTTTCGCTTTCACGTtgtgtctctctctcacgcGACAAAAATTCTCAGCTACCACTACAAGCAAAAGAAAGTATCAAGTAAGGAAGCAAAACACTTACTGACTTACAGCATCAGGCATCAACATGTTTCTCACTGGTTCCGATTGACGGCCGTGATGATCTGAACCCAGTGATACTGTATATTCTACCGAGCTTTAGGGACCCATAACATGGAAAACAAATGGGCCAAACCCGACCCACTTCAGACAACCCGCATCATAAAGTGACCGAGGAATTGAAGACGCAAACGGCAGATcgtactactactactactactagtCTACCAGTGCTTCAGGATCCAGGACAAAGAGGATGCCTTGAGACAGGAGGCCCACAAAAAGCCAGCGAGGCTTCCCGTTAACGTTCAATGGGTTTAACACTTTAACTACGTACAACTGAAGCAAGGAAGTTGATGCAGCTGGCAATGCCGACTTTattccctttctctttctcaattCTCATGGTTATCTATAAATAGGCTACCCACATTGAAGACCATGCAACCCATCTTCTCCTCAACCTCGAGTACTGCTTTCTTTCTAGTTAACCTTCATTTCCTACTCCATGGATACCAAGTTGGGAGCCTCAGCCGCCGGAAATTTGCAGCAACCCAATGTTACCAGCTCTGCTCAGCAACCCTCCCGTGGCACCAATGCTTTGCAGCAACCAACAGGCCAGGTAGGTGCTCTGCAGCAAGCTTCCCAACTGGGCCAACTGGGTGCTCTGCCGCAACCATCGAGCCAGCTGGGTTCTAATTACCAGCCATCGAGCCAGCTGGGTGCGAATTACCAGCCATCGAGCCAACTGGGTTCTAATTACCAGCCATCGAGCCAACTGGGTTCTTACCAGCAATCAAGCCAGCCGGTCTCCCTGCAGCAACAACCCACCCAGCTGGGTTCTTACCAGCCATCGAGCCAGCTGGGTTCTCTGCAGCAACCCACCGGCCAACTGGTTTCTTACCAGCAACCAATTAGCCAGCAGCTGGGTGCTTTGCAGATGGGTTCTTTCCAGCAACCCGGAAAAATGTCTCCGTTTTCTATGCAGCAACTGATCAAAAGTGACCGGGGAAACATGCTAACATTGTCCGACGACAACTGGATGGTGAAGCAAATTCAGGCCGCCCACACTCCAGATGGCCGAGTAGTTGAGATCGGAccccttctctctcttgttGAGGACATTCTTAATCGTGCCACTCTTCCTGCTGCCCTCATTACAAcggtattaattaattaacactaATCCTtgtaatattaataaatataattttgtatcGTCGTTGTTTTCATTCTAATTATTACTGCTTAATTGTGTTTTACAGCAGGGTGCCCAATCACAAATTGATAGCTTGGAGCAAAAGACCTACCAAACTAACTTCCTTGCCTTGCTGGATGCACTCTCATTTACAATTGACCGAATTTCCCGCGAGGTTATGATTAATGATGATTACAAAATCTTCATACCGCATATGATATATAACTCATaatattcttctaaaaaatatataatattctcATTTATGATATATACCActcatgctatatatataccacaCTTTTGTCACTCCTTTTATCTCACTTGGTCAATATAACATGCATTACCAATTGGTACTTGATTCTGTTGTTCAGTAATGTAGTAATGTTatgttttacatttttattccacaatcaactcataaaattattattattattataataaagaCTGATGTAAGAGTTAGTTTGACGGGTATGTTGAATACAACCGATATGATATAGATATGATAAATGGGTAACATAAATGTGATTTCTTGCATTCCTCTTTTGATACATGACCTAGCTAGATAATACTTTCCCACATATTATTAGTACATTAACGCATTCAAATAATGTACGAATTGCAGATATCATACAGGACCATGGGTGGCACGGATGCACATCAAACAACACTTTCAATATTTCAACAGCTATCACTTTATGATTGGGATGCTAAGTTGGTGTTGACCTTAGCTGCTTTTGCTTTGCATTATGGAGAATTTTGGCTCCTTGCCCAGATTTACACAACAAACCAGCTTGCCAAATCAATGGCGCTCTTGAGGCAGGTGCCTGGCCTAATTGAGCGCGCAAACTCTCTGAAACCTCGCTTCGATGCACTTAACGATCTAATCAAGGCGATATTGGAAGTGACCCACTGTGTTGTTAAGTTTAAAGAACTACCATCCATGTATATCACACCTGATGTTCCTGCACTAGCCACCGGCATAGCCCATATTCCAACAGCTGTTTATTGGACTATCAGGAGCATCGTCGCTTGCGCAACTCAGATTACTAGCTTCACTAGCATGGGTTACGAGTAAGTTTTTCTCTCTATCCCAATACGCTATcttgaattaaatattttatgtgttagcataaataatcatttaatatggtattaaaatAATTGAGACAGTTTAGTCCCattccaattaaatattttatatgttggCATAATTTTAACAGCTTTTGCGGTTTTGCCATTGGTGGTTCCTGCAGGTTTGCGATATCCGCCACAGAAGCACATTGGGAGTTATCCACCCTGGCTCACAATCTCAGAAACATGCGTGACCATCTTAATACGCAGCTGGAAAAGTGCCACCAACACATAAGTAAGTGATTTTTATGCTCTATATGTGTTACAAACCATGCAGTGCCATACATAAGAAGCCttcattgaacatatatatgCCTTTTGAGCAGATGAGAAGCTGGACGGTGAATCTTATGACATGCTTGTGAAACTCTTCGAGATGATTCACCTTGACAATATGAAGGTTCTCAAGGCCCTGATTTGCCCTAGGGATGATGTGCAGCCACTGGTTGATGGTTCCACCAAGAGAAGGGTTGGTTTTTCGGAGCATATGATCATCACTATCTTTACTTTTGCTTGAACATATACAaagtttctaattttctataattttttttttttttgtacaaaccAGGTTAACATAGACGTTCTAAGGAGGAAGAACGTGTTATTGCTCATTTCAGGCCTGAACATCTCCCAAGACGAGCTTTCAATTCTGGAACAGATTTACAACGAGTCCAGGCTCCACCCAACGAGGCTAGAAAGTCAATATGAGCTTGTGTGGATACCGATTGTGGACCCTTCGAGCCAGTTGACTGACCCCatacaaaacaaatttgagaGCCTGCAATCTTCAATGCCATGGTACACGGTGCAACACCCTTCCTTGATAGGAAAGGCAGCGGTCAGATTCATCAAGGAGAAGTGGCACTTGAGGAATAAGCCTATCCTTGTGGTGCTAGACCCTCTAGGAAAGGTGGTGTCCCCCAATGCAATTCACATGATGTGGATTTGGGTCAGCAATGCCTTTCCTTTCACTAGCACCAGAGAAGAAGCGCTCTGGAGGGAGGAGACTTGGAGGCTTGAGCTGCTGGTGGATAGCCTTGACCAGACAATACTGAATTGGGTAAGTagtatgcatatatataaacttgcACTTAATTGTAGACAAACGCTCAAAGCTATTAATCAAACAT
This window of the Corylus avellana chromosome ca5, CavTom2PMs-1.0 genome carries:
- the LOC132183378 gene encoding protein SIEVE ELEMENT OCCLUSION B-like isoform X2; amino-acid sequence: MDTKLGASAAGNLQQPNVTSSAQQPSRGTNALQQPTGQVGALQQASQLGQLGALPQPSSQLGSNYQPSSQLGANYQPSSQLGSNYQPSSQLGSYQQSSQPVSLQQQPTQLGSYQPSSQLGSLQQPTGQLVSYQQPISQQLGALQMGSFQQPGKMSPFSMQQLIKSDRGNMLTLSDDNWMVKQIQAAHTPDGRVVEIGPLLSLVEDILNRATLPAALITTGAQSQIDSLEQKTYQTNFLALLDALSFTIDRISREISYRTMGGTDAHQTTLSIFQQLSLYDWDAKLVLTLAAFALHYGEFWLLAQIYTTNQLAKSMALLRQVPGLIERANSLKPRFDALNDLIKAILEVTHCVVKFKELPSMYITPDVPALATGIAHIPTAVYWTIRSIVACATQITSFTSMGYEFAISATEAHWELSTLAHNLRNMRDHLNTQLEKCHQHINEKLDGESYDMLVKLFEMIHLDNMKVLKALICPRDDVQPLVDGSTKRRVNIDVLRRKNVLLLISGLNISQDELSILEQIYNESRLHPTRLESQYELVWIPIVDPSSQLTDPIQNKFESLQSSMPWYTVQHPSLIGKAAVRFIKEKWHLRNKPILVVLDPLGKVVSPNAIHMMWIWVSNAFPFTSTREEALWREETWRLELLVDSLDQTILNWIREGKYIFLYGGDDIEWIRKFTNSVRTVATAANIPLEMFYVGKGSKKEQVQRVIRTIALEKLSSYWQDPTLIWFFWTRLESMLFSKIQLDKADDHMDPVMQGIKRLLSYDREGGWAVLSKGSSIVVNGHGNTVATTLVEYEMWKANVPLQGFDVAFKNHHDLRHGEKYPCCRFEFSHNAGRIPLSMRCPQCHHNMEEFTTFLCCHEEDVPAIMY
- the LOC132183378 gene encoding protein SIEVE ELEMENT OCCLUSION B-like isoform X1, with product MDTKLGASAAGNLQQPNVTSSAQQPSRGTNALQQPTGQVGALQQASQLGQLGALPQPSSQLGSNYQPSSQLGANYQPSSQLGSNYQPSSQLGSYQQSSQPVSLQQQPTQLGSYQPSSQLGSLQQPTGQLVSYQQPISQQLGALQMGSFQQPGKMSPFSMQQLIKSDRGNMLTLSDDNWMVKQIQAAHTPDGRVVEIGPLLSLVEDILNRATLPAALITTQGAQSQIDSLEQKTYQTNFLALLDALSFTIDRISREISYRTMGGTDAHQTTLSIFQQLSLYDWDAKLVLTLAAFALHYGEFWLLAQIYTTNQLAKSMALLRQVPGLIERANSLKPRFDALNDLIKAILEVTHCVVKFKELPSMYITPDVPALATGIAHIPTAVYWTIRSIVACATQITSFTSMGYEFAISATEAHWELSTLAHNLRNMRDHLNTQLEKCHQHINEKLDGESYDMLVKLFEMIHLDNMKVLKALICPRDDVQPLVDGSTKRRVNIDVLRRKNVLLLISGLNISQDELSILEQIYNESRLHPTRLESQYELVWIPIVDPSSQLTDPIQNKFESLQSSMPWYTVQHPSLIGKAAVRFIKEKWHLRNKPILVVLDPLGKVVSPNAIHMMWIWVSNAFPFTSTREEALWREETWRLELLVDSLDQTILNWIREGKYIFLYGGDDIEWIRKFTNSVRTVATAANIPLEMFYVGKGSKKEQVQRVIRTIALEKLSSYWQDPTLIWFFWTRLESMLFSKIQLDKADDHMDPVMQGIKRLLSYDREGGWAVLSKGSSIVVNGHGNTVATTLVEYEMWKANVPLQGFDVAFKNHHDLRHGEKYPCCRFEFSHNAGRIPLSMRCPQCHHNMEEFTTFLCCHEEDVPAIMY